A window of the Kosakonia sp. BYX6 genome harbors these coding sequences:
- the tcp gene encoding methyl-accepting chemotaxis citrate transducer, producing the protein MLKNIRVITGIIIALSVFCLLQLVTGGLFYSAVNNDRVNFQNTVVLNAQQENLGDSVNTLIKTRVTVNRVAIRFLKNQRDPASLASIEKLLTVATDSLGKSEGYFNNYKNTPHVTGQDNALADEVAQNVTKMHDVLQQSIAFLRANNYEAYGNLDAQQAQDDMDASYAKWRAENNTFLQAAAQQNQSSFTSMQWTLGSILLVVIAVMVIIWLGLQHLLLKPLHSVMSHIHAIAGGDLTQSISAQGRNEMSQLAAGLHEMQSSLVKTVSAVRNSSDSIYTGASEISTGNNDLSSRTEQQAASLEETAASMEQLTATVKQNTDNARQASQLAKNASDTAARGGQVVSNVVRTMSEISDSSQQIAHITSVIDGIAFQTNILALNAAVEAARAGEQGRGFAVVAGEVRTLASRSAQAAKEIKTLIDNSVNRVNSGSTLVAEAGDTMKEIVNAVTRVTDIMGEIASASDEQSKGIEQVSLAVSQMDSVTQQNASLVQESAAASAALEEQAEQLRQAVAVFRVNGHSAPLSAKAAKPHAAPLRPVAATTSGKSDSNWETF; encoded by the coding sequence ATGCTCAAAAACATACGTGTTATTACCGGCATCATCATCGCGCTTTCGGTATTTTGTCTTCTTCAACTGGTCACCGGGGGACTTTTCTACTCGGCGGTCAACAACGACAGAGTGAACTTTCAGAACACCGTTGTACTGAACGCACAGCAAGAAAACCTGGGCGACAGCGTAAACACGCTGATTAAAACGCGCGTCACCGTAAACCGTGTCGCCATCCGCTTTTTGAAAAACCAGCGCGATCCAGCGTCTCTCGCCAGCATTGAAAAACTGCTTACCGTCGCGACCGACTCCCTCGGCAAGTCCGAAGGCTATTTCAACAATTACAAAAACACCCCGCACGTTACCGGGCAGGACAACGCCTTAGCCGATGAAGTGGCGCAGAACGTCACCAAAATGCATGACGTTTTGCAGCAATCGATCGCCTTCCTGCGTGCCAATAATTACGAAGCCTATGGCAACCTCGATGCGCAGCAAGCGCAGGACGATATGGATGCCAGCTACGCGAAATGGCGCGCGGAAAACAACACCTTCCTGCAAGCCGCCGCGCAACAAAACCAGAGCAGCTTTACCAGCATGCAGTGGACACTGGGGAGCATTTTGCTGGTGGTTATCGCCGTGATGGTCATCATCTGGCTGGGCCTGCAACACCTGTTGCTCAAACCGCTGCATAGCGTGATGAGCCATATTCACGCGATCGCCGGGGGCGATCTCACGCAGTCGATTTCGGCGCAAGGCCGCAACGAGATGAGCCAACTGGCGGCGGGCCTGCACGAGATGCAGTCGTCACTGGTGAAAACCGTCAGCGCCGTGCGCAATAGCTCGGACTCGATTTACACCGGCGCGAGCGAAATCTCCACCGGCAACAACGATCTCTCTTCCCGTACCGAACAGCAGGCTGCGTCTTTGGAAGAGACGGCTGCCAGCATGGAGCAATTGACCGCCACGGTGAAACAGAACACCGACAACGCGCGTCAGGCATCGCAACTGGCGAAAAACGCCTCGGACACCGCCGCGCGCGGCGGCCAGGTGGTGAGCAATGTGGTGCGCACGATGAGTGAGATTTCTGATAGTTCGCAGCAAATCGCCCACATTACGAGCGTGATTGATGGCATTGCCTTCCAGACCAATATTTTGGCGCTGAACGCCGCGGTTGAAGCCGCGCGTGCCGGTGAACAGGGCCGTGGTTTTGCGGTGGTGGCCGGTGAAGTACGCACGCTGGCAAGCCGCAGCGCCCAGGCGGCGAAAGAGATCAAAACGCTGATTGATAACTCGGTGAACCGCGTGAACTCCGGTTCGACGCTGGTGGCGGAAGCGGGCGATACCATGAAAGAGATCGTCAACGCCGTGACCCGCGTGACGGACATTATGGGGGAAATCGCGTCCGCCTCTGATGAGCAGAGCAAAGGCATTGAGCAAGTAAGCCTCGCGGTTTCGCAGATGGACAGCGTGACGCAACAGAACGCCTCGCTGGTGCAGGAATCCGCCGCCGCGTCTGCCGCGCTGGAAGAGCAAGCCGAGCAACTGCGCCAGGCCGTCGCCGTATTTCGCGTGAACGGGCACAGCGCCCCCCTGAGCGCCAAAGCGGCTAAACCGCACGCCGCACCGCTGCGCCCGGTCGCCGCAACGACATCGGGCAAGAGCGACAGCAACTGGGAAACGTTCTAA
- a CDS encoding DNA cytosine methyltransferase gives MAEFDSLAQDLLAEAETDQRQQQDRALLDQVLEIYGQKYVAEQLKKAGKSEWSRESLNRWVNGKGAARTFTAAEEALLRGLLPSPPAHHPDYRFRFIDLFAGIGGIRRGFEAIGGQCVFTSEWNKNAVRTYKANWYNDSAAHTFNQDIREVTLSGNPSISEAQAYAHIAEQIPEHDVLLAGFPCQPFSLAGVSKKNALGRAHGFECEAQGTLFFDVARIIKARRPAIFVLENVKNLKSHDKGKTFSVIMNTLDELGYDVADADASGKDDPKIIDGKHFLPQHRERIVLVGFRRDLDLADGFTLRDIDRLYPTQRPAFGELLEPTVDSKYVLSHKLWDYLYRYAKKHAAKGNGFGFGLVDPTRAESVARTLSARYHKDGSEILIDRGWDKALGEADFGDAENQARRPRRLTPRECARLMGFETVGEKPFRIPVSDTQAYRQFGNSVVVPVFAAVAKLLEPRIALAVARRKK, from the coding sequence ATGGCGGAATTTGATTCACTCGCGCAGGATCTGCTGGCAGAGGCAGAGACTGACCAGCGGCAGCAGCAGGATCGGGCATTACTGGACCAGGTACTGGAAATCTACGGTCAAAAGTACGTGGCGGAGCAGTTAAAAAAAGCGGGTAAATCCGAATGGAGCCGCGAATCGCTCAACCGCTGGGTGAACGGCAAAGGCGCGGCAAGAACCTTTACCGCCGCCGAAGAAGCGCTACTGCGCGGACTTCTGCCCTCCCCGCCTGCGCACCATCCTGATTATCGCTTTCGCTTTATCGATCTCTTCGCCGGTATTGGCGGCATTCGCCGCGGGTTTGAAGCGATTGGCGGGCAGTGTGTGTTTACCAGCGAATGGAATAAAAACGCGGTGCGCACCTACAAAGCCAACTGGTACAACGATAGCGCCGCGCACACCTTTAACCAGGATATCCGCGAAGTGACACTGAGCGGTAATCCGAGCATCTCTGAAGCGCAGGCTTACGCGCATATCGCCGAACAGATCCCCGAACACGATGTGCTGCTGGCGGGTTTTCCTTGCCAGCCGTTTAGCCTCGCCGGGGTCAGTAAAAAGAATGCACTGGGTCGCGCCCACGGTTTTGAATGCGAAGCCCAGGGCACGCTGTTTTTCGATGTGGCGCGCATTATCAAAGCCCGTCGTCCGGCGATTTTCGTGCTGGAAAACGTTAAGAACCTCAAAAGCCACGACAAAGGCAAAACCTTCAGTGTGATCATGAATACGCTGGATGAACTGGGTTACGACGTGGCCGATGCCGATGCGTCCGGCAAAGACGATCCGAAAATCATCGACGGGAAACACTTTTTACCGCAGCACCGCGAACGCATTGTGCTGGTCGGTTTTCGCCGCGATCTCGATCTCGCCGACGGGTTTACCCTGCGCGATATCGACCGCCTTTACCCGACACAGCGCCCGGCGTTTGGCGAGTTGCTAGAACCCACCGTTGACAGCAAATATGTGCTGTCGCACAAGCTGTGGGACTACCTTTATCGCTACGCGAAAAAGCATGCCGCCAAAGGCAACGGTTTTGGTTTCGGGCTGGTCGATCCCACTCGCGCCGAGAGCGTTGCGCGCACCCTTTCCGCCCGTTATCACAAAGACGGTTCCGAGATCCTTATCGATCGCGGCTGGGACAAAGCCCTGGGCGAAGCAGATTTCGGCGATGCGGAAAACCAGGCGCGCCGCCCACGTCGCCTGACGCCTCGCGAATGCGCGCGTTTGATGGGGTTTGAAACAGTGGGTGAAAAACCGTTTCGCATTCCGGTGTCCGACACCCAGGCCTATCGCCAGTTCGGCAACTCGGTGGTCGTACCGGTTTTTGCCGCCGTGGCAAAACTGCTGGAACCTCGCATCGCGCTGGCGGTTGCGCGGCGCAAAAAATAA
- a CDS encoding VOC family protein — protein sequence MLDHIFLTVSDVDRAITFYTQVLKPLGIRNRLTYEGRNGPAGHPDLEGFGANGRMFFWLRQGDALPGAVHVGFVANSCEMVDRAYAAALAAGATDIHAPGPQLHYDPDYYAAQVRDLDGYSLEFVFKSWQH from the coding sequence ATGCTCGACCATATTTTTTTGACCGTCAGTGATGTTGACCGTGCCATCACGTTTTACACCCAGGTATTGAAACCGCTTGGCATCCGCAATCGACTTACCTACGAAGGACGCAATGGGCCAGCCGGACACCCCGATCTGGAAGGTTTTGGCGCAAACGGGCGCATGTTCTTCTGGTTACGCCAGGGCGATGCTCTTCCCGGCGCGGTGCATGTGGGTTTTGTGGCGAATTCCTGCGAAATGGTCGACCGCGCGTATGCTGCCGCACTCGCGGCGGGCGCGACGGACATCCACGCGCCCGGCCCGCAACTGCACTACGATCCCGACTATTACGCCGCGCAAGTTCGCGATCTTGATGGCTACAGCCTTGAGTTTGTTTTTAAATCCTGGCAGCACTAA